AGGGAACCTCGATCATCCTCGTTCCGCGGGACGCCGACGGCGTCGAAGTCGTCCGGAACGTTCCCCACCTCGGGGGCCACGGCATCACCGAACGCACCGGCGGCCACGCCGAAATGAAGTTCGACAACGTTCGCGTGCCCGTCGAGAACACCATCGGCGAGGAGAACGCTGGCTTCCGGATCGCCCAGATGCGTCTCGGCGGCGGTCGACTCACCCACTGTATGCGCTACTCCGGGATGGCCGAGCGCTCGCTCGACATCGCGAAGGCCTACCTCGCAGAGCGCGAGGCGTTCGGTTCGACCCTGGAAGAGAAACAGGCGCTTCGCCACCGAATCGCCGACGCCGAAACGCGACTGCACGCCGCCCGGACGATGGTCCGCCACGCCGCGCGCGAACTCGACCGCAGTGACGCACGCATCGAGGTCGCGATGGCGAAGATGTTCACCGCGAACGTGACGCAGGACACCATCGACCTCGCACTGCAGTGTTGTGGGGGCAACGGCATCGGGAAAGACCTCCCGATCGCACACTTCTACGAGGCCGTCCGCGCGTTCCGTATCGTCGACGGCGCAGACGAGGTCCACCGCCGCTCGATCGCCCGCTGGGCGTTCGAAGACGTCGACGAGACCGAGATCGAGAACACACTGCAGTTCGACGAGGACCTGCGGATCGACGACCTGGACGACTGAGAGAGCAAGAGCGAGAGAGAAAGCGTCAGAATCGGATTTCGGCTTCTCAGACTCGCTCGATAATCGTCGCCACCCCCTGTCCGAATCCGATACACATCGTCGACAGCGCAGTGTCCTTCCCGGTCCGCTCGAGTTCATGCGCCAACTTCGTCAGTAACATCGCGCCCGTCCCACCGAGCGGGTGGCCGTGCGCGATCGCCCCGCCATTGACGTTGACCTGTTCCCAGGAGACGCCGGTCTCCTCGAGCCAGGCCGCGACCACGGAGGCGAAGGCTTCGTTCACCTCGAAGAGGTCGATCTCTTCGAGTTCCATGTCGGCCTTCTCGAGTACCCCTTCGGTCGCGGGGATCGGCCCAGTGAGCATCGTGATCGGATCGACGCCGACGACCTCGGTCTGGACGATGCGGGCCATCGGCTCCCAGCCGTGCTCCTCGGCGGCTTCCCTGCTGGCGATGAGGATCGCCGACGA
The DNA window shown above is from Natrialba magadii ATCC 43099 and carries:
- a CDS encoding acyl-CoA dehydrogenase family protein; the protein is MEYHDSETAKAVAGRVESFMDEVVIPREREALATGEQIPMHEIEDLWEEAKERDLFAPQVPEEYGGQGLDFSDMLPSFEQVGRSLIGAHAIRANAPQEGNMHTLEMVGTEEQKEEYLRPLVQGEMTSAFAMTEPKQGGGSDPKMLQSTAVKDGDEWVINAHKWWTSDGLDADFYLLMARTDLDAHPYEGTSIILVPRDADGVEVVRNVPHLGGHGITERTGGHAEMKFDNVRVPVENTIGEENAGFRIAQMRLGGGRLTHCMRYSGMAERSLDIAKAYLAEREAFGSTLEEKQALRHRIADAETRLHAARTMVRHAARELDRSDARIEVAMAKMFTANVTQDTIDLALQCCGGNGIGKDLPIAHFYEAVRAFRIVDGADEVHRRSIARWAFEDVDETEIENTLQFDEDLRIDDLDD